A window from Malania oleifera isolate guangnan ecotype guangnan chromosome 7, ASM2987363v1, whole genome shotgun sequence encodes these proteins:
- the LOC131160659 gene encoding protein MIZU-KUSSEI 1-like: MPYATVGATAVECHKHVRSWRLLRSFIELLIPCCRAAPFTAVDRLEIKEERNNRIIHSVNFSRPTSISSSASASAVTGTIFGYRGGNVSFCIQTDPRSTAPLLLLELAVPAAVLAREMQSGILRITLECADTAAAAGKATAHSGSLLSEPLWVMHCNEKRVGFAAKRRPGKADEAVLRRMRSVGVGAGVTSGKEFNGGGELMYLRANFERIRESPGSESFHLVDPEGSIGQELSFYFIRSG, translated from the coding sequence ATGCCCTACGCGACGGTCGGCGCCACCGCCGTCGAATGCCACAAGCATGTCCGGTCATGGCGGCTCCTGCGCTCCTTCATAGAACTCCTCATTCCGTGCTGCAGGGCCGCCCCCTTCACGGCTGTTGACCGGCTGGAAATCAAAGAAGAACGCAATAATCGCATCATTCACAGCGTCAACTTCTCACGACCCACTTCAATTTCTTCCTCCGCCTCTGCCAGCGCCGTCACCGGCACCATCTTCGGATACCGCGGCGGCAATGTCAGCTTCTGCATCCAAACGGACCCCAGGTCCACCGCGCCGCTTCTCCTCCTCGAGCTGGCCGTTCCCGCCGCGGTCCTCGCGAGGGAAATGCAAAGCGGGATTCTCCGCATCACGCTCGAGTGCGCCGACACCGCCGCGGCCGCGGGAAAGGCGACGGCGCATTCTGGGTCACTTTTGTCCGAGCCCTTATGGGTCATGCATTGCAACGAGAAGAGGGTGGGGTTCGCGGCTAAGCGGCGGCCGGGGAAGGCCGACGAGGCTGTTTTACGGCGGATGAGGTCGGTGGGGGTCGGCGCCGGGGTTACGAGCGGAAAGGAGTTTAACGGCGGCGGAGAGCTGATGTATCTCCGGGCCAACTTCGAGCGGATCCGGGAGTCGCCGGGCTCGGAGTCTTTCCATTTGGTTGACCCGGAAGGAAGCATCGGGCAGGAGCTAAGCTTTTATTTCATTCGCTCCGGGTAA